From a region of the Chitinophagales bacterium genome:
- a CDS encoding HupE/UreJ family protein — MKNSVAAISIKATLLTVAIVMAGGAAVYAHSMNYDFSKMSRTDIGLAYLLLGFRHIIPAGADHMLFILSIFLLSSNLTKVIWQATAFTIAHSITLGLAMYGLITPPSAIVEPVIALSIVLVAFENIITAELHPWRIFIIFLFGLVHGMGFASVLIGLGLPQKEFLTGLITFNIGVELGQITIILLAYFLFGKWFGQYPWYRKRIVIPLSCCIAVIAMYWTVERLSGTIG, encoded by the coding sequence ATGAAAAATTCCGTAGCGGCAATTAGCATAAAGGCCACCTTGCTTACAGTGGCTATCGTAATGGCAGGCGGTGCGGCTGTTTATGCTCATTCGATGAATTATGATTTCAGCAAGATGTCGAGAACTGATATCGGGCTGGCGTATCTGCTACTGGGCTTCCGGCACATTATTCCGGCTGGAGCAGATCATATGCTTTTTATTCTCAGCATCTTTTTACTCTCAAGCAACCTTACTAAGGTGATATGGCAGGCCACCGCATTTACCATTGCGCATTCCATAACGCTCGGATTGGCGATGTATGGACTAATCACACCACCTTCCGCTATTGTTGAGCCGGTAATAGCTTTATCCATTGTATTGGTGGCTTTTGAAAATATCATCACTGCAGAGTTACATCCATGGCGCATCTTTATCATATTCCTTTTCGGACTCGTGCACGGTATGGGTTTCGCCAGTGTGCTAATCGGGCTGGGACTGCCACAAAAGGAATTCCTGACCGGGCTCATCACTTTCAATATCGGGGTTGAGCTGGGGCAGATTACCATTATTCTACTTGCTTATTTTTTATTCGGTAAATGGTTTGGCCAGTATCCCTGGTACCGGAAAAGAATTGTTATACCACTT